The Proteus vulgaris genome has a segment encoding these proteins:
- the yheS_1 gene encoding putative ABC transporter ATP-binding protein, protein MIVFSSLQIRRGVRVLLDNASATINPGQKIGLVGKNGCGKTTLLSLLKGELQAEAGNVTFPSTWAMAWVNQETPALDVPAIDYVIDGDREYRQLEQRLQKANEINDGHAIALIHGQLDAINAWTIQSRAATLLNGLGFSQQQLNEPVKSFSGGWRMRLNLAQALICRSDLLLLDEPTNHLDLDAVIWLEKWLKSYTGTLILISHDRDFLDPIVDKILHIEQEKIFEYSGNYSSFEMQRATKLAQQQALFENQQSKIAHLQSFIDRFKAKATKAKQAQSRVKMLERMERVAPAHTDNPFQFSFRQPESLPNPLLSMEKVSAGYGEKIILNDIKLNLIPGSRIGLLGRNGAGKSTLIKLLAGELEPLQGKMALSKGIKLGYFAQHQLEFLRSDESALQHLTRLAPKETEQKLRDYLGGFGFHGDKVTDACGQFSGGEKARLVLSLLVWQRPNLLLMDEPTNHLDLDMRQALTQALISFEGAIVVVSHDRHLLRSTTDDLYLVHDGQVEPFDGDLDDYQQWLVDQNRQETQANKNQQDKDNIATTNLSAQDKKEQKRKEAEFRQQTQPLRKKLTILESKMDKLSQELTLMETALSDSGIYDVSRKNELSDCLNRQGIAKSALEEVEMEWMELQETLEEMTNTFGSQ, encoded by the coding sequence ATGATTGTTTTTTCTTCTTTGCAAATTCGCCGTGGTGTCAGAGTGTTACTGGATAATGCCAGTGCAACTATTAATCCAGGGCAAAAGATTGGTCTAGTCGGCAAAAATGGTTGTGGTAAAACCACATTACTCTCTTTATTAAAAGGTGAGCTTCAAGCTGAAGCGGGAAATGTGACCTTTCCCAGTACTTGGGCAATGGCGTGGGTTAATCAAGAAACACCTGCACTTGATGTACCAGCAATTGATTATGTCATTGATGGTGATAGAGAATATCGCCAACTAGAACAACGATTACAAAAAGCCAACGAGATCAATGACGGCCACGCTATTGCGCTTATTCATGGGCAATTAGATGCCATTAATGCATGGACAATACAATCTCGTGCTGCAACCTTACTTAATGGCTTGGGTTTTAGCCAACAGCAACTTAATGAACCTGTAAAATCATTTTCAGGCGGTTGGAGAATGCGTTTAAACTTGGCGCAAGCGTTAATTTGTCGTTCTGATTTACTATTACTTGATGAGCCTACCAACCACTTAGATTTAGATGCCGTTATTTGGCTTGAGAAATGGCTGAAAAGCTATACTGGTACCTTAATTTTAATTTCCCATGACCGTGATTTTCTTGATCCGATCGTGGATAAAATATTGCATATTGAACAAGAGAAAATCTTTGAATATTCAGGTAACTACTCTTCATTTGAAATGCAACGGGCAACAAAACTCGCTCAGCAACAAGCCTTGTTTGAAAACCAGCAATCAAAAATTGCACACTTACAAAGTTTTATCGATAGGTTTAAAGCAAAAGCCACTAAGGCTAAACAAGCACAAAGTCGAGTGAAAATGCTTGAGCGAATGGAGCGCGTTGCACCAGCTCATACCGATAACCCATTCCAATTTAGTTTCCGTCAACCTGAAAGCTTACCTAATCCATTACTCTCGATGGAAAAAGTCAGTGCTGGTTATGGTGAAAAAATTATTCTTAATGATATTAAGCTGAATTTAATCCCTGGCTCACGTATTGGGTTATTAGGGCGAAATGGTGCAGGTAAATCGACGCTAATTAAATTACTTGCGGGTGAGCTTGAACCACTACAAGGAAAAATGGCTCTCTCAAAAGGCATTAAACTAGGTTACTTTGCACAGCATCAATTAGAGTTTTTACGCTCAGATGAATCAGCGCTACAACACCTAACTCGTTTAGCGCCTAAAGAGACTGAACAGAAATTACGTGACTATCTTGGTGGCTTTGGTTTCCATGGTGATAAGGTTACCGATGCTTGTGGTCAATTTTCTGGGGGTGAAAAAGCACGTTTAGTGTTATCCCTTTTAGTCTGGCAACGCCCTAATTTGCTGTTAATGGATGAACCAACTAACCACCTCGATTTAGATATGCGCCAAGCGCTAACTCAAGCTTTAATTAGCTTTGAAGGCGCGATTGTTGTGGTATCGCATGATAGGCATTTACTGCGATCAACAACCGACGATCTCTATCTTGTTCATGATGGTCAAGTTGAACCTTTTGATGGCGATCTTGATGATTATCAGCAGTGGTTAGTTGATCAAAACCGCCAAGAAACACAAGCCAATAAAAACCAACAAGATAAAGACAATATCGCGACAACAAATTTAAGTGCGCAAGACAAAAAAGAGCAAAAACGCAAAGAAGCCGAGTTTAGGCAACAAACCCAACCTCTGCGTAAAAAGCTGACGATATTAGAAAGTAAAATGGATAAACTCAGCCAAGAGTTGACACTTATGGAAACGGCGCTTTCTGACAGTGGTATTTACGATGTCAGCCGTAAAAATGAGCTTTCTGATTGTTTAAACCGACAAGGTATCGCAAAGTCAGCGCTTGAAGAAGTTGAAATGGAATGGATGGAATTACAAGAAACATTGGAAGAGATGACAAATACATTTGGATCTCAGTAA
- the kefG gene encoding glutathione-regulated potassium-efflux system ancillary protein KefG, giving the protein MLNASNVLLVYVHPEPRQSIANKALLNAVRDLENITIHDLYATYPDFFIDIHHEQSLLCQHQVIVFQFPLQTYSCPALLKEWQDRVLTRPFVNQSGRSHLKGKAFRCVVTTGEPEYAYQHNGKNRYTLTELLRPFELMAEMCGMRWLSPMIVYSARQQSKTTLTHIGEAYRHWLGAPLEGEHV; this is encoded by the coding sequence ATGTTAAACGCATCAAATGTATTACTGGTGTATGTCCATCCCGAGCCGCGCCAATCAATTGCTAATAAAGCGTTACTAAATGCGGTGAGGGATCTAGAGAATATAACTATCCATGACTTATATGCTACTTATCCTGATTTTTTTATTGATATACATCATGAGCAATCCTTGCTGTGTCAGCATCAAGTGATTGTTTTTCAATTTCCACTACAAACATATAGTTGCCCAGCATTATTAAAAGAGTGGCAAGATAGAGTACTAACACGTCCTTTTGTAAATCAAAGTGGAAGGTCACATTTAAAAGGGAAAGCATTTCGCTGTGTTGTGACCACAGGCGAACCTGAATATGCTTACCAACATAACGGAAAGAATCGCTACACACTCACTGAATTATTACGTCCTTTCGAATTAATGGCAGAAATGTGTGGTATGCGTTGGTTATCGCCTATGATTGTGTATTCAGCAAGGCAACAGTCTAAAACAACATTGACGCATATTGGAGAGGCTTATCGCCATTGGTTAGGTGCGCCACTTGAAGGGGAGCATGTCTGA